ttattattattataccagtGCATTTTGTCAGCAGCGGCATCTCTATATTACCACTGCAGCTGCCAGATCTAGAAGCAGCACTATGAGTTGGGACAACTTCAGCCTCCTAGACATTTCCAATATTCAGCCACAGCGGCAGCATGAGGGTGGCGAGTTAAGTAATGAAATCGGGCAGATGATATCATCTTAGCTGGCAAATTTTGAGTGCCAGGTAGCTAAACTCCTGATTACTGGACCAAGAAACTGAATGTTTGGTCTTTGAATGTAAAACATCCAGCTGCTGTCTTGCCCACCCTTGAATGTAATGTTGGAGAGTTCTCGTCAGCAGTTTTTGTATTGTGGATACAAAATGGAATACACTGTCTGCCATCAGTGTGGAGTGATTGATGTGCATTAAAATGAATCATTCCTGGTTTGGTAACCTATGTCAGAAACCTCTTCCCAAATAGTATTTGCATTCCAAACAGCACCTACAGGACACACATTTATATCAGGGCTCATTCCCACCAGAGGACTCTAACACTATTTAGTGCACATATAATACACGTGCTGGTGTGCATTGTGAACATGCACTGCAATGCAACCTTTTTgctgtgtttaatttttaaaaaactatgAATTAAAATGTATGGCAGAACATTGCAATATGATACACCACATTAAAAATCTGcatgtactattttatttttttgttttttgcagaaaccagcacactaaaataataaaataataaatgccatcaaaaaaagaatattgtcttGTTCTTGTGTTAGGTTTGTTTTGGGAATACTGCTGGTGTGAATAAGCCAACACAGGTTTCCTGCCAAGATAGTGGGTAACGTATATTCAATAACTGAGCTGCCTATATCCAATCCATATTAAAACCATGTTCAAAGTTCTAATATACAGTGATGACAGCACAAATCAGACGCAGGTCTTGCTAATCTCATGAGTATGTAAGGGAAAATGATCACTTTCCAGTGTTGGCGTTATTATCCAGTTCCAAGATTATGTATggtctaaataaatatatatatatatatatatatatatatatatattccaaatcaTCAGCTCCTTGTATAGaattataaaaagatttaaattgttttctaaattcCTTTGAACATGTTTACCCTAAAGtcatatacaggtatatataaaTTTAGGAATAATGTTATGCAATTCTCGTGTTGGTATAATTGGATATAATCATATACTTCTGTATGTGTCAGCTGACGTAAAAGAACCAGCGCGACACAATTATATCATGGTCTGTAAGGTTTTATTGGATTGTTAGGACATTCAATAATAGTGCATTCCACATGAAGAACAACCAATTCAGGTCCGCCAAGTGGTAGATCTTTTTTCTAGCTTCATTCGTTAGTCCAGGCCAGGGATGGAGACAGCCAAGGTGAACGTGAAGCACAACGTATTGAAATCAAATGTCTTGTTTCCATTATTAGGTCACTGAGTTGTATACACCACCAAAATGCGTAGATTTATGAATGAACAAGCTCCTGGAACTCTGCAAATCCAACAGACAGAATAATTTAGTTACCTACTCCGTGAAAAACTTGgacaatagaaaaatacacatattggaatcctattaaaaatatgttttgttgttttacagtgttttgattgacttaaatatatatatatttgactgtttatatgtttaatatgttttaagtGTCTGTATGCACTCAATACACAGGttacagcaaatatttacactggcttcagaaagtattcggACCCCCTTTCATTATTATGTAGCAACCTGAttctacaattgtttaaattcttttttcttattaatctacactcagtaccccataatgacaaagtgaaaacagaattttagacaattttgtattttttttttttaaaaaagataaactatcacaTTTACATTAGTATTTAAACCCTTTACTTAGTACTTTGTTGAAGCCcttttggcagcaattacagcctaaatttttttttggttatgatGCCACAAGCTTTGCACAGCTGGATCCTCTTAAGCTCACTAAGGTTGGATGGGGACCAatggtggacagccattttcaagTCTCTCTACAGATGTTCAATAGGTTTCAAGTCAGGGCCACTTTAGCTTTAGGACATTCAAAAAGTTCAccctaagccactcctgtgttgtctttgcGGTGTGCTTTGAGTCAGTGTCATGTTGGGAGGCAAACCTTTGGTCTAGTCTGAGGTACTGAGCAGTGTGATCCAGGTTTCCatttctctgtactttgctctatTCAGCTTTCGCTCAACCTTGACCAGTCTCCCAGTACCTGCTGCTAAAAAAACACCTCACAGCATGATgctaccaccaccatgcttcactgttgggatggtattgggcaggtgatgaggGGTGCCTGGATTTTTCCAGACATACTGTTTAGAATTGAGTCAAAAGagttcaatcttggtttcatcgGACCAGAaaatcttgttcctcacagtctAAAAATCCTTCAGGTGCTCTTTGCAAACTACAAGTGGGCTTTGGCACTGGGGAGGCTTTTGTCTGGCCACTCTTCCATTAAACTCAGATCACTGGAAAGCTACAGTTATGGTTGTCTTTCTGGGACTTAGTCCTATCTTCATGCAGGATCGCTAGCgctcagtcagagtgaccatcaggttcttggtcacctctctcaaTAAGACCCTACTACCCCGATTGCTCAGTTTGTCCCAATGACCAGGAAGATTCCTGGTAGTACTGTTTGAGAATTATGAAGGTGTTCTTGGGACCCTTCGAttcagcagaaaatgttttgtagccttccccagaCCTGTACTTTGTAAAAATCCCATTTTTGAGCTCCACAGTGAGATCCTTTGACCCCaaggcttggtttttgctctgatatgcattatTGGCTATAAGGCCTTCTACAGAGAGGTGTGTGCCTTTCCAGATCATgtaaatcaatttaatttaccactGCTGGACAAACATGTCAGAAGTGGTCAAAAGAAATGGAAGACACCGGAGTTACActtcaagtgttgttgcaaaaggccTGAATGTTTATGTAAAAGTGGTAATTccgatttttctttttattaaatttatttatatggtCTAATTGTCATTATGGGTATATAATGattaacaagaaaaagaaaagatttaaaagatagaaacatcaggctgcaacataacaaaattgaaagtGAAGGAGGTTTGAATACTTTTTGAAGTCGCTGTAtggattttactgtatataaaatgggGTGATTTTTTACTGTCTGCTTTTGCATTATATTCTCTGCACTgtcatttgttttgcttttgtttgttaATCTTGTTTCCATCATAAAGGTTTAGGTGAGCTTAGGTACCAATTCTGAAAAAACTCTGCTCTAAGAGTAGACCCAACTTAGATCTTTAATACCCCAGAACCTTGGAATCAGTtttgtaaagcagaactctggTCAGCTAAACAAATAGCTTATATATGTCATCTGTGTTGCTGATCATAAATCAGAATCTAGTAGTAGGCAAACAAGACACCCTGGCTATTTGCAGTTTGATAGTGTAGATTACAGGAAGGGACACAGATAAACCAGTTACATGGAGTGCAATGTAACAAATGGAAAGGGCTAAGCCAATAAATTAGGCAGTTAGCAACTTTAGCTAACTTTGTTAGCACCATAGTACACTTAGTACAAAGAAGTTCTAGATTTTTCCACTCACCGTCAGCCCCAATTTTCCCATCATTGTCATGGTCAGCAGCAGCCATAAATTCCCTGGTTTCAGAGGTTGTTAGTTCTCGGGCGCTTTGGTCGAAACGTTGAAGGAAATACCTAAGGAACAAAGGGAACCCGTAATATTATATTGATTAGGTGACATCttgtaaaattagattttattagaAACTCcattcaatttatatttattgaaatttgtGAAAGACCCAGATAGTAGGATCATGCTCATACTACGCAGCTGTAGCCACAGTATGACTTGTAAACTTTCTTTCTTCTAGCCTACTTTTAGAATCTGCAGTTGATCCGTTGTCAGTTTACTGTCAGTTTACTAATTTATATAGATAGCTTGTTATGCAGTTGCACCAATGTAATACGAAGAGTAATACAGAGccattaaataaatcataatcCTAAACTTGAATGTCCCCAGAATTAACAGGCAATGATACTATGAATATTACGAGAGCCCCCAAGGCCTATACGATTTTAGCAAAATACCCCGTAGAGTACATGGTCAAAGTATAGGCAGTGTATGTAATGTGCAACATTTAGCTATTTAATTAAGTAAAtggttgttttaattatttagaatGGACATCTAACCCTGGTCAGCAACCCTTAGACTTCAACTGATCAGTACATTTAGAACTTTAGAGACTGTGTTTGACTTGTTTTGGGTTGCAGTGCAATCCTTAGGAAGCAGCACATTTTATTGGGGTTCCTGCTAACTAACCAATGTCATCATGTAAGAGCTGGGAATGATAATgttattataatagtaatatcTCATAACCTTGTCTGGTATAAGTACACAGCTTCCAGACCCATCGGTCAATGTGTAATAGAACAATTGTGTCCCCTTACTTATAAACAACTTATATCTAGCACAGCAATGGAATGAAACATCTTCAGAGAGTTCAGCTGCTGACAACTTTAAGCATGTTTTTCTAAAAAGCTAGAGTAAAGTTagtgcaaagtaaaatatttccttgtatAATCTTTGTATTATCTTGTttgatcacattttatttaaaaagtgatatGATATAATTAAAATTGTATCTTACTTGAGCTCCTCCTCTTCGATATATCCACTCCGATCATTATCTAAAATCCGAAAGATGTCTTTCACGTGGCTGGCTGTCTGTTTAGACAGTCCACAAGTTTGGAAAAATTTCTTGTAATTAAATGTATCAGGAGCTAAAAAACAGCATTGTGTTAGCATTACAATTAGATACAGTCATTTTGAATATATTATCAGACTTATATTTGGGTATATTAAGCCAAAATACATGGATGTCACCATAGTGTGAATGGAAGagtttccttattttttcatCAGTTTTTCACAATAGCATTAACAGAGCAATTTTTATCAAATTAGCATAGAGGCTGCTACAAATAACATTAGGACAAACTGAGAACATGTTCATTGGTAAATGGTTGTGGCTCATTACATGGTaattaaatgctttgtttttagctttatgtttgtaagcttttttacatacattatacacattCTTACTGTATACACACATTTACGTCTTTCTGACTCATCTTTCTCATAAGCATGCAAATTATCTTTCAGTAAGATATGCATCtatatatctgatttttttttcttattagaaCCATTTTATAAGGgggagtttttgtttttattttactaattatttttgttaactttttgtgcattattgagTTATAAGTTAATGCATTGCACTAGGACTAACCAGGTGGGAATGGGGGTTTAGTGCAGGACTGACAATTAGTATAGGGTTtagtatttttgatgtatttatgcacccttgttttaacagatttttgtgttttttatttaaagtttataataaatttattacatgtattaaatattggacgtTCTTTGGTGAGTTAtatctaagaattacaggcctacaatgtgaaattcattttcatgaacgacaatgtaccgctttgagaaatataaatccggacagaaatgaaccgcccaggagattAAATGGATGCATACTGCTCTTTCGACACCGTTCATTATTGCCTTCTTATGATTGCTTGAGTTCTGccatctaaacttttttttcaactatctaattttcaggtcttaaaaatacaaactatattTAGTAAacttttcatagttacatagcaggtcaggttgaaaaagagagtccatcaagttcaaccactagagtattaaacatatcttttttttggtttagtcacccttttctgcactctctctaattcaacaatgtcctttctgtgaactggtgcccaaaactggactgcatattccagatgtggtctgaccaatgctttgtacaggggcaggattatgtctccatctctgcagtctattcctcttttattacaagaaagtactttactagctttagatattgcagcttggcattgcatgctggtattaagtctatgatctaccagaacccccagatccttttccatttctgactcccccgaatgtattctccctatacagtaggaagcatgcatgttgttagcccccaagtgcatgactttacatttatctatattaaatgtcatttgccacttggctgcccaatcaaacagtacatccaggtcttcttgtagattatagacatcctgtatggacctaattccattacatagtttggtgtcatctgcaaacacagaaatggtacatttactcccaaactccatatcatttatgaagatgttacacagtaaaggtcccaacattgaaccctggggtacaccactaataaccttagaccattcagagtatgaatcattttcAGATTTGCCAACTATgtataacaatgtaaaataaaatatatctaaaatatataaaggtTATATTACTTCATTGcgttcaaatatatatatgtaaaaattatttctaaaagaTTTCAGagggttttaaaaatatttgcagttcaatttcaaatatacaatttatttaaagtccctgttttaatattttttgcacataatTGGTTACCTGAAGTGGAAATCTATACAGTTTAACTTTACCTTGGCACTCCCTCAGAGCAGCAGCAATGTCAGAAGCACTGAGCATGTCGGTGAGACTCATATTGAATCTGTAGGCAGGAACAGAAAAgttgatatttatttaatttcaatacATTGCACAAATCATtgtttcaacaaaaaaataagtGACATGAAGACAGTGTAATAATATTGATCATTGAAAAATATGTGACCTTtataagctatgcagaagagacGGATCTCCTGCATAATGACCCATAAAAAAAGGCACAGGTTTGCTATCAGATAATATGACACAGTTTGAAGATATCTGGCTACCATGAATTACGGAAATCCTCCCCTCTTCATTCGCTCTTGGGTTTGTCTTTAACAGACTTTCCAAGTTTGTCTTTCATCTCACATATTGGCCCtgaataaagttctccaaggctggagtgaatacactttcatcagtgaagctgggttatacagaaaacctggaatggatttcctaaaagtcattagctatttgttagcaaatgtttttcat
The Pyxicephalus adspersus chromosome 7, UCB_Pads_2.0, whole genome shotgun sequence genome window above contains:
- the LOC140334615 gene encoding oncomodulin-like, with the protein product MSLTDMLSASDIAAALRECQAPDTFNYKKFFQTCGLSKQTASHVKDIFRILDNDRSGYIEEEELKYFLQRFDQSARELTTSETREFMAAADHDNDGKIGADEFQELVHS